In Myxococcota bacterium, the DNA window CCGACGCGCGCCATGTCACCCGCTTCCGGTGGGAGCCCGGGTCGGTGGCCTTCTGGGACAACCGGGCGACCTGGCACTGGGCCCAGAATGACTACCACGGACACCGTCGGGTGATGCACCGGATCACCATCGAGGGGTGCGCGCTCGGGGCGTGAGCCGCTCCGCGCGGGCGCCTGGGCTCAGCCGCTGCGGCGGCGGTAGCGGAAGTCGCAGTGCGACGCGCCCCGCATGCAGGTCTGGGTGCGCTCCAGCTCGGCGCCCATGCGCAGCGCCATCGGGAAGTCGTGGTTGCAGATGAGAAGCGGCCCGAGATCACGTGCGTCGAGCTCTTCCATCAGCGCCGCGTATCCGCAGCGCGTGACGTTCATCTCGAAGCGATCCTCGCTGACGGTGAGCACCTCGTAGTCGAGGACGTCGCCGGCCGCGTAGGCCTCGGTCCCGGCGGTCATCACACGGAGATCGGCCTGTGGCGGTGTCGTCGCGGTTGCCTCGTCGAGGTCGTTCTGCAGGCGCGCTTCGAGGACCGCCTTGACGGCGTCTCCGCCGAACTCGGCCTCGAACGCGCGGATCACGGGTACGAGGGCCTCCATCTGGATCCGCAGCCGTTCGAAGAGGGTGAGGTCTTCCGCCGCCATGGATGAGGCTCCTCGGATTCTGGTGGCGAGGGTGGCATCCCCGCGCGATTCGCCCAGTATCGCAGTTTCCCTGTCACGCCGGGCGCCGATCGCAGGCGGTCGTTGCCCGCCCCACGGAGGTCCCTGATGTCGAAGCCCTTGGCCCAGGTGTTGCTCGAACGCTACTGGGATGAAGCGAGCAACCAGGCGCAGTACGAGCTGGTCCGAGAGCTCTGCGCCGATCCGATCGTGCGCCACGACCCCGGCAAGGCACCCACCCGCCTCAGCCATGACGAGCAGATCGAACGGCTCCGCTTCGGCGTGGAGCAGATGGGCGTCGTGATCGACCGGGTGCTGGTGCATGCCGACGACACCTTGGCCACGTCGGTCTGGAATCTCGTGATGACGAAGGCGGGCGACAAGCGCCTCAGCGGGATCGAGGTGTTTCGCGTCGCCGACGGCCGGCTCGCCGAGTGCTGGAACGCCCCCTACGGCGACGGTCACTGGGACGAGCCGCTCGATGCCTGAAGGCTCGGCTGGGCCTCCGTCGGGAGGGCTCGTCTGGGAGCTGCCGTCGCCCTTCGCGATCTCCCGCATCGTCGAGGCCGCCGAGGTGGATCGGCTCGGCCACGTGAACAACGCGGTCTACCTCGCCTGGTGCGAGTCCGTCGCCTGGGAGCACGCCGATCACGTCGGCACGGGTTGGGACGCGTGGCAACGCCTCGATCGCGCGATGGCGGTGCACGCAGTCCGGCTCCAGTACCTCGCGCCTGCGTTTGCGGCTGACGAGGTGCGCGCCGCCAACTGGATCGTGCGGAACGACGGACGTCTGCGCGCGACGCGTCGCTTCCAGATCCAGCGCACGAGTGACGGGCGTCAGCTGCTCCAAGGCGAGATCGACTACGTGTGCATCGAGATCAGCAGCGGGAAGCCGCGCCGGATGCCGTCCGAGTTCTTGTCGGCCTACGCCGTGCTGCCGGATGTCGCCGCCGCCTGGGAAGCGCGGCCTACCTGACCCTCAGCGCGGATCGAGTACCACCACGGGGATCACGCGCGGGGCCGCGTTCTTTTCGTAGTCGGTGTAGGGCGGATAGATCTCGACCATCTGTTTCCAGAGTCGGGAGCGCTCGTCGCCCTCTGCGACCCGGGCCCGTGCCGACACGGCCTTCGGGCCGACCATCAGCTCACAGTCGGGCTGGGCTTCGAGGTTCAGGAACCACACCGGGTGGTTCGGCATGCCGCCCTTCGACGCGATGATCACGTAGCTGCCATCGGCCTCCCCGTAGATGAGCGGGAGGGGGCGGGGCTCACCGGACTTCCGACCGATCGTCGTGAGCAGCAGCGTCGGCAACAGACCGGGCCCGCCGAGGTGCGTCGAGTCCCACATGTGGGCCTTCTCGGGGTCGGTCTGGTAGAGCTGGATGTGCTCGGCGATCCAGGGCACCTGTCGCATATCGGTCATGGGGTCCTCCGCGTGTGAAGAACGGGAAGCCTAGACCCAACCCCGGCTGCGCGCGAGTTCCCGGCGCGCGCTCGCCCTGTGTACTCTGTGGGCACCATGGAAGTGCCCCTCCTCGTCAACGATTTCCTGCACCGCGCCGCCCGGCTCTACGGCGAGAAGCTCGCCGTCGTCGACGGCGCCCACCGCTTCACCTACGCCGAGCTCCAGGCACGTGCGAACCGTCTGTCGAACTGGTTGCTCTCCCTCGGCGTCGGGCAGGGCGATCGCGTCTGCATCCTGAGCCCGAACTCCCACTTCTTTCTCGAGAGCTTCTACGGGACCAGCCAGATCGGCGCGATCCTGGTTCCCTTGAACTACCGCCTGGTGGCCGCCGATCACCAGTACATCATCGACCACGCGGGCGTGAAGGCGATCCTCGTCGACGGGGAGTACACGGGCATCGTCGACGAGATTCGTGGCGCACTGCCGAAGGTCGAACACTGGATCGTCGCCCAGCACGGAGGAGCGACGCCCGACGGCTGGATCGACTGGGAGGCCGGGATCGCGCCCATGTCGGATGCGCCGCCGCCCGCCCCGCCGACGCCGCTCGCTGAGAACGACGTCGTCTCGATCAACTACACCTCGGGGACCACCGCGCGGCCGAAGGGCGTGATGCTCACGCATCGCAACTGCTACCTGAACGCCTACAACATGATCGCGCACCTCGGCATCCACCACGGCGACGTCGAGCTGTGGACCCTGCCGATGTTCCACTGCAATGGTTGGGGCGGCGTCTACGCCTTGACGGGAATGGCAGGCACTCACGTGGTGTTGCGCGCCGTCGAGGGCGAGGCCATCTATCGCTTGATCGAGGACGAGGGCGTGACCTTCGCCTGCATGGCCCCGGCCGTACTGCGCACCATCCTCGACTACCCGGACAAGGCGAAGCACACGATCGCGACGAAGCCGCGTTTCGTCGTGGCCGGAGCTCCGCCGCCCGCCGCGTTCATCGAGCGGCTGGAGCGCGAGCTGGGCTGGGACTTCATCCAGATCTATGGCCTCACGGAGACGGCTCCTCTCCTGACCGTTTCCCAGCCCGACGCCCAGTGGGAAGAGGGCGACTACGCGCGCCGCGCCCGCGCGGGCGTCGCGGGGATCGGCGTCGAACTCCAGGTACTGGACGACGATGGGAAGCCCGTCCCGAAGGACGGCGAGACCGTCGGGGAGGTCTGCGCCCGTTCGAACGTCGTCTTCAAGGGCTACTGGGAGCAGCCGGACCAGACCGACGCGTGCCTCTACGACGGCTTCTTCCACACCGGTGACCTCGGCGTCTGGGACGCCACGGCGAGCGTCCACATCGTCGACCGCAAGAAGGACGTCATCATCTCGGGTGGCGAGAACATCAGCTCGCCCGAGATCGAGGATGCGCTCTACCAGCACCCCGCGGTCCTCGAGTGCGCCGTCATCGGCGTGCCCCACGAGAAGTGGGGCGAGACGCCGAAGGCCCTGGTGGTCCTCCGCGAGGGCGAGGCCCTGGACGAAGCCGGGCTGATCGCCTTCTGTCGCGAGCATCTCGCCCACTTCAAGTGCCCGACCTCGATCGAGTTCGTGCCCGAGCTGCCTCGCACGGCCACGGGGAAGCTCCAGAAGTTCAAGCTGCGCGAGAAGTACTGGGAGGGCGCGCGCCGCGTGAGCGGCTAGCCGGGCCGCCCTGCGTCGCGCTCGGCTGCGCGGGTCGCTACCGTCCGGCCGCCGCGGACCCAAGCGTCCGCCCATTCCCGGTGAGCCGAGTGTCGGCTCCCCTCGCGGAGCCGCCCTGGCCATGATTTCGGTATCGAACCTCGCGAAGAGCTACGGCGATCGCACGCTCTTCGAAGGCGTGACGCTCCAGTTCCAGCGCGGCGCGCGCTACGGGATCGTGGGCGCGAACGGCTGTGGGAAGTCGACGCTGCTGAAGATCCTGACCGGCGAAGAGAGCGCCAGCGACGGCGAGCTCTCCGTGCCGAAGCGGGCCGTGTTGGGCGTGCTCGGGCAGGACCATTTCCAGTACGAGCAGGAGCGCATTCTCGACGTCGTGATGATGGGCGACCGGGCGCTCTGGGACGCGATGGCCGAGAAGGAGCAGATCCTCGCCAACGCCGAGACCCACTTCGACGGCGACCGCTACGCCGAACTCGAGGAGCGCATCGTCCAGGCCGACGGCTACAGCCTCGAGGCGCGCTCGGCGGAGATCCTGGAGGGGCTCGGGATCGCCCAGGCCGTCCATGATCAGCCTCTGTCTTCCCTCTCGGGTGGCTTCAAGTTGCGCGTCCTGCTGGCCCAGGTGCTGGCAGCCCAGCCCGACGCGCTGCTGCTCGACGAGCCGACGAACCACCTGGACATCCTCTCGATTCGCTGGCTCGAAGAGTTCCTGCAGGACTACAAGGGCGCGGCCCTCCTGATCTCGCACGACCACCGCTTCCTCGACACGGTGGCTACCCACATCGTCGATGTCGACTACGACACCATCAAGGCGTATCCGGGGAACTACGCGCGCTTCGTCGTGGCGAAGCGCGAGGAGCGCGAGCGCCGCGAGAAGGAGATCGCCAAGCGGGAAGCCGAGATCGCCGAGCACAGGGCGTTCGTCGAGCGCTTCCGGGCGAAGGCCACGAAGGCTCGCCAGGCCCAGAGCAAGCTGAAGACGATCGAGCGCATCGACATCGAGCGCCTGCCCGAGAGCTCGCGGCGCTATCCGCGCTTCCGCTTCGAGCCCCAGCGGCCGAGCGGCCGACAGGCGCTCGCCGTGGAGGGAATCGCGAAGGCCTACGGGGACAACCAGGTGCTCCTGGGCGTCGACCTCACCATCCAGCGCGGCGAGCGGGTCGCGATCATCGGTCCCAACGGCATCGGCAAGTCGACGCTCCTGCAGGTGATCATGGGCGAGACCCCCGCCGATGCGGGCGAGGTCGAGTGGGGCTACGAGACCTACCCGGGCTACGTCGCCCAGGACCACAAGGCCCAGATCGGCGCCGGCCGCCAGACCATCGAAGAGTGGCTGACCGGCTACAGCCGCGGCGAGAGCGTCGGCTTCGTGAAGGGAAACCTCGCGGCTGTCCTCTTCACCGGGGACGAGACCGACAAGCGCCTCGAAGCGCTGTCCGGAGGCGAGGCGGCGCGGCTGATCTTCGCGCGCCAGTCGATCGAGAAGCCGAATGTGCTGGTGCTCGACGAGCCCACCAACCACCTCGACCTCGAGGCGATCGAGGCGTTGGTCGACGCGCTCCGCGCCTACGAGGGCACGCTGATCTTCGTCTCCCACGATCGCTGGTTCGTCAACGAGTTGGCCACGCGCATCATCGAGCTGTCGCCCGACGGCATGCAGGACTTTCCCGGCACCTACGACGAGTACCTGGCGCGTTCGGGTGAGGACCACCTGAATGCGGACGAGGTGCTGCGCCGCGCGAAGGAATCGAAGCGCGCGGCCCGTGGCGCCAAGAAGAAGGGCCGGCGCTAGCCGTCCCAGACGTCAGCGGATCGCCACCGGGTTGATCACCGCCTGGACCGAGCCGACGAAGCGAGGCTGCCCGAGTACGAAGAGGAACTCGGTGGCCTGATCCTTCGCGAGCTCAGCGGTGTTCATGTTCTCGAGCAGGTACACCCCATGCTTCGCGAGTAGGTCCTGGTGCACGGGAAAGATGATGGTGTCGCTCTCGCCGGGGACGACTTCGACGCCCCAGGTATCGGCGCCCACGGCCACCACGCCGAGCTTCGCCAGGTACTCGGCTCCCCCGACGCCGAGCCCGGGCTCGCCCTGCAGGAAGGTGTCGGGATCGCTCTCGGCGAGCGCCTGCCAACCCGTATGGAGCAACACCACATCGCCCTCGGAGATCTTCGTGTCTCCCTGAGCCGCCAGGGCCGCGACGATCTCGGCTTCGTTGATGGCCGTGCCGGCGGGCAGATAGGGGACGTCCTTCCACCCCGCGAGGTCGACGAGAATCCCGCGCGTGACGATCGGCGGGACCTCGTGGGTGCTGAACCGCGTGAGCCCATCGAGCCGGACGAACTCGGAGGCGTGCACGCCGTTGTAGTAGCGGTGGTTGATCCCGAGGTGGCCCAGCCCATCGAGTTGAGAGCCGATGCCGACCCAGGTCATCAGCAGGTCGTCGTTGAAGGTGGCCTGGTTCTCGCCGAGGGTCCCGCCCGAGGGATCCCCTCCGGTGGTCATGATCTGATACTTCCGCGTGCCGTAGGCAGGTGTGCGCGGACCGGTGGGAACGCCGAGCGCGTAGGTCTTTCCTTCCTTGACGAGCTTCATCGCCGCGATGACGTGCGCCGGCTTCAGGACGTTGACGGCGCCGAGCGTGTCTTCCGCCCCGTACTTCGACGGGTACCAGTCCTCTTCGGCGAATGCGGCCGGTGTCAAGAAGACGACGAGGGCGAGGAAAGCGAGCCAACGGGTGCAAGGTGCGATCATGGGAAGTTCCTTCCATGGCAGGGCGCGCCCAGTCTAGGCGGGATGGTCCTTCGCAGGGGAGTTTCGCGGTACGTTTCACCGGCTCCGAGACGTCGCGCCGAAGGACCGGAGGAGAGGTCGTTTTGGGGTCCGAAGACCACGTTCCGCTCTTTGCACGCTACGGGTTCACGCGGACTGCCGACTCCGCAGCGCCCCTCGTCGTCGAACCGTACGACGCGGTGTGCGTCCATGGTGCACTCCGCGCCACCGTCGTGGCCTCGGCGATCGATCTCGTCGGTGGCTTCGTGACCCGCGCATTGGCGGGTTCGGAAGCGACGTTCACCACCGACCTGTCGTTGCGAATTCCCGCTCCGTCGGCGCCGGACCGGCTCGTGGCCCACGCGGAAGTCTTGCGCCCGGGGCGTCGTCTCGTCACCACCGCGGTTCGGCTCGCAACCGGAGCGGTCGACTTCGCACAGGGCGTGGTGACCTTCATGCGGGTTCCGCGGGACCCGGGCACGGCCGCCCCCACCGACCTCGCGACGCCGGCCGAGATTCCGTTCCACCCGCTCGCTCGCCCGCTCGACGCCGAGGTCGGGATCGAACCGGTGTCGGGCACGCCCGGCACCGTTCGCCTGCCACTCGCGCCGCGCCTGCTGAACCCGGAAGGCGTCCTACAAGGCGCACTCGTGGCCCTGCTCTGCGAGTCGGCGGCGTTGGCGCGGGCGCAGGCGTCGGGTCTCGCGCATCGGGTCGTGACGGAGCTCGACCTTCGCTATCTGGCGGCCGCCTCGCTGGGTCCCGTAACGGCCACCGCCGATTGGATCGGCGAGCCTGACCAAGGCGCGTTGGCGCTTACGTTGCGCGACGAGGGCCGGGATCGTCGCGTCGCGACGGCGTTCGCGCGGCTCGCCCGTGCGCCTGGGCGCGGTACCGTGACGGCATGAACACACCCCCGCTGCCGTCGGATCTTGCCGGCAAGAGCGTCATTCTCACCGGCGGGTCGCGCGGCATCGGTCGCGGTCTGGCGCTCGTGCTGGGACGCGCCGGCGTTCGGCTGATGATCACCGGGCGCAAGGCCGAGCGACTTGATGCCGTGTCGAGCGAACTGGACGGTCTCGGTGTCGAGCATCGAACCCGGGTGTCGGACGTCGCAGATCGGGAAGCGAATCTGGCGTTGGCCGCGGCGACTCTCGAGGCGTTCGGTCAGATCGACGGGCTGGTCGCGAACGCCCAGTCCTTGCGTCCTGTGACGAAGCTCGCCGACGTCCAACCCAAGGACTTCGATCGCGTGGTCGACACGGGTCCGCGCGGCACCCTGTGGCTGATGCAGGCAGTCCTCCCTGCGATGCGCGAGCGTGGCCGCGGCCGCATCGTCACTTTCGGGTCCGCGATGGGCCTGACGGGAGCGCCGGGTTACGGGCCCTACTCGGCCGCGAAGGAGGCGGTGCGTTCGCTCACACGGACGGCTGCGCGGGAGTGGGGCGAGTTCGGGATCACGGTGAACTGTGTGTGTCCCGCCTCCGTGGCCCATCGGATGCCGGTCAGCGACGACGGCGGCGATCGCGCGGCCGCCTTCGCGACGATGTACGCGGAGCACCCGCTCCGGCGCGACGGGGATCCCGAGCTCGACATCGCGCCGACCGTGGCGTTCCTGCTGAGCGATGCGAGCCAATACGTCACCGGCCAGACCCTGATGGTGGACGGTGGCGGGGTGATGCGCGCGTGAGCGCGGGCGGAGACGCACCCAGCGGGGGCGCTTCCGAGGCTCCCGCCGTCGCCGCATGGCGCCGTTTCTGTCGTCGCCTCGAGGCGCTCGGAGAGGAGCTGGCCTCGGACCCCTTCCCGGGACACGCGGGCGATCTGACCGAAGGCGTCGCCCACCTGGCGGATCAGGTGTCGTGTTGGCTCGGCTGGGCCCTCGCGCACGCGGATACCACGGCGCCGTTCTTTCACCGCTCGAACGACCTGTTCACCCAATGGGGCGGTCCGAACCAGGACAACGTCTATCACCATGCGCGCATCGACCCGAGGCGTCGCTATCGGATTCGCGGCCAGATGCGCAGCTGCGAACGCTTCGCGCTGACCCTGCGCGTCGGGTTCATGCACATGCCCGAGTGGGGAACGCGCAAGGCGCTGTCGTCGCCGGACCTGGGGATCGGTCCCGGCGATCCGTTCGAGATCTGCTTCGGCGGCGACGGCAGCGAACCCGGCTGGGTCGAGATCCCCGAGGACGTCACGACGCTCTCACTGCGCGAGTTCTACGTCGACTGGCAGCCCGAGGAGCCGGCGGTGTTCACGATCGAATGTCTCGACCCCCCGGAGTCACCGCCGACCCGCGACGACGCGCTCCTGGCCGAGCAGCTCGAGCACGCCTGGGCACAGGTCGAGCACTCGATGCGCGGCTGGAACGACTACCTGCGCGAACATCGCGCTGCCGCGACGGACAACACCTTCACGATGCACGGGGCGGTGGCGAAGGGCCTCGCCGCCGCGCGCTACGCCTTCCTGTTCTGGGATCTGGCTCCCGACGAGGCGCTCGTGATCGACACGGACGTTCCCGACGCGCCGTACTGGGGCCTGCAGCTCGCGAGCCTCGGGTGGTACGAGCCCATCGACCCGGTGCATCGCATCACCTCGCTCAATCACCAGCAGATCGCGGTCGACCCGGATGGCCGGGCGCGCATCGTGCTGGCCCACCGGGACCCGGGCGTCGCGAACTGGCTCGACACCGGCGCGCATCGCGACGGGCTGCTGACGTATCGCTGGTTCTGGCCCCGTTCGGATCCGGCGCCCCAGGTGCGGGTGGTTGCCTTCGATGCGCTCGCAGCGTTGCTTCCCGACGACGCCGCGCGCGTCAGCCCCGAAGAGCGCCGAACCACTCTCCGCGACCGCCAGGCTCACCTCGCCTGGCGCTTCCGGACCTAGCAGGCGCCCGTGTCCTGGAAGGCGCCGGCGCGTCCGGACTGGGTGGAGGGGGTGAACCGCGGCGGGGGAGGGCCGGCCTGGGATGCCGCCGATCTGCCGCTGTCCGCGGACGAGTGGCTTCGTACGGCCGCGGCCCAGCGGGGCGTCGACATCGGAACGGCGCGTCGGCTGGACGCGGCCTTCGGTGCGCCGGGGTTCGAGGCCGAGTTCGCGCTGGCCCAGCTCCGGCGGCTGGGCGAGGCGCTCGAGCACGAAGCGCGGCTCCACCGCGTGGGGCGCTGGCTCACGCGTCGGTTCCTGCTCCGTCTCATCGAAGTGCGCTTCCAGTTGATGGCCGCGCTGGCCCAGGATCCAGGCATCGCCG includes these proteins:
- a CDS encoding L-2-amino-thiazoline-4-carboxylic acid hydrolase produces the protein MAAEDLTLFERLRIQMEALVPVIRAFEAEFGGDAVKAVLEARLQNDLDEATATTPPQADLRVMTAGTEAYAAGDVLDYEVLTVSEDRFEMNVTRCGYAALMEELDARDLGPLLICNHDFPMALRMGAELERTQTCMRGASHCDFRYRRRSG
- a CDS encoding nuclear transport factor 2 family protein, producing MSKPLAQVLLERYWDEASNQAQYELVRELCADPIVRHDPGKAPTRLSHDEQIERLRFGVEQMGVVIDRVLVHADDTLATSVWNLVMTKAGDKRLSGIEVFRVADGRLAECWNAPYGDGHWDEPLDA
- a CDS encoding thioesterase family protein; protein product: MPEGSAGPPSGGLVWELPSPFAISRIVEAAEVDRLGHVNNAVYLAWCESVAWEHADHVGTGWDAWQRLDRAMAVHAVRLQYLAPAFAADEVRAANWIVRNDGRLRATRRFQIQRTSDGRQLLQGEIDYVCIEISSGKPRRMPSEFLSAYAVLPDVAAAWEARPT
- a CDS encoding nitroreductase/quinone reductase family protein encodes the protein MTDMRQVPWIAEHIQLYQTDPEKAHMWDSTHLGGPGLLPTLLLTTIGRKSGEPRPLPLIYGEADGSYVIIASKGGMPNHPVWFLNLEAQPDCELMVGPKAVSARARVAEGDERSRLWKQMVEIYPPYTDYEKNAAPRVIPVVVLDPR
- a CDS encoding long-chain-fatty-acid--CoA ligase; protein product: MEVPLLVNDFLHRAARLYGEKLAVVDGAHRFTYAELQARANRLSNWLLSLGVGQGDRVCILSPNSHFFLESFYGTSQIGAILVPLNYRLVAADHQYIIDHAGVKAILVDGEYTGIVDEIRGALPKVEHWIVAQHGGATPDGWIDWEAGIAPMSDAPPPAPPTPLAENDVVSINYTSGTTARPKGVMLTHRNCYLNAYNMIAHLGIHHGDVELWTLPMFHCNGWGGVYALTGMAGTHVVLRAVEGEAIYRLIEDEGVTFACMAPAVLRTILDYPDKAKHTIATKPRFVVAGAPPPAAFIERLERELGWDFIQIYGLTETAPLLTVSQPDAQWEEGDYARRARAGVAGIGVELQVLDDDGKPVPKDGETVGEVCARSNVVFKGYWEQPDQTDACLYDGFFHTGDLGVWDATASVHIVDRKKDVIISGGENISSPEIEDALYQHPAVLECAVIGVPHEKWGETPKALVVLREGEALDEAGLIAFCREHLAHFKCPTSIEFVPELPRTATGKLQKFKLREKYWEGARRVSG
- a CDS encoding ATP-binding cassette domain-containing protein, which produces MISVSNLAKSYGDRTLFEGVTLQFQRGARYGIVGANGCGKSTLLKILTGEESASDGELSVPKRAVLGVLGQDHFQYEQERILDVVMMGDRALWDAMAEKEQILANAETHFDGDRYAELEERIVQADGYSLEARSAEILEGLGIAQAVHDQPLSSLSGGFKLRVLLAQVLAAQPDALLLDEPTNHLDILSIRWLEEFLQDYKGAALLISHDHRFLDTVATHIVDVDYDTIKAYPGNYARFVVAKREERERREKEIAKREAEIAEHRAFVERFRAKATKARQAQSKLKTIERIDIERLPESSRRYPRFRFEPQRPSGRQALAVEGIAKAYGDNQVLLGVDLTIQRGERVAIIGPNGIGKSTLLQVIMGETPADAGEVEWGYETYPGYVAQDHKAQIGAGRQTIEEWLTGYSRGESVGFVKGNLAAVLFTGDETDKRLEALSGGEAARLIFARQSIEKPNVLVLDEPTNHLDLEAIEALVDALRAYEGTLIFVSHDRWFVNELATRIIELSPDGMQDFPGTYDEYLARSGEDHLNADEVLRRAKESKRAARGAKKKGRR
- a CDS encoding cyclase family protein codes for the protein MIAPCTRWLAFLALVVFLTPAAFAEEDWYPSKYGAEDTLGAVNVLKPAHVIAAMKLVKEGKTYALGVPTGPRTPAYGTRKYQIMTTGGDPSGGTLGENQATFNDDLLMTWVGIGSQLDGLGHLGINHRYYNGVHASEFVRLDGLTRFSTHEVPPIVTRGILVDLAGWKDVPYLPAGTAINEAEIVAALAAQGDTKISEGDVVLLHTGWQALAESDPDTFLQGEPGLGVGGAEYLAKLGVVAVGADTWGVEVVPGESDTIIFPVHQDLLAKHGVYLLENMNTAELAKDQATEFLFVLGQPRFVGSVQAVINPVAIR
- a CDS encoding SDR family NAD(P)-dependent oxidoreductase; translation: MNTPPLPSDLAGKSVILTGGSRGIGRGLALVLGRAGVRLMITGRKAERLDAVSSELDGLGVEHRTRVSDVADREANLALAAATLEAFGQIDGLVANAQSLRPVTKLADVQPKDFDRVVDTGPRGTLWLMQAVLPAMRERGRGRIVTFGSAMGLTGAPGYGPYSAAKEAVRSLTRTAAREWGEFGITVNCVCPASVAHRMPVSDDGGDRAAAFATMYAEHPLRRDGDPELDIAPTVAFLLSDASQYVTGQTLMVDGGGVMRA